One genomic window of Acidobacteriota bacterium includes the following:
- a CDS encoding helix-hairpin-helix domain-containing protein has translation MKDELQLLPGVGPSIAGDLRALGVRSVRDLGRRDPERLYRSLCEHTGERQDPCVLYTFRCAVYAARTKGPDPALLKWWAWKDKRLSGARRATSQSSSRPPAGSGR, from the coding sequence ATGAAAGACGAACTCCAGCTTCTGCCAGGCGTCGGTCCAAGTATTGCGGGCGATCTTCGTGCGCTCGGCGTGCGATCCGTGCGCGATCTGGGCCGCCGCGACCCTGAGCGCCTGTACCGGTCGCTCTGTGAGCACACCGGCGAGCGCCAGGACCCGTGCGTGCTCTACACGTTTCGCTGCGCCGTCTATGCGGCCCGGACAAAGGGGCCTGATCCAGCGCTGCTCAAGTGGTGGGCCTGGAAGGACAAGAGGCTCAGCGGCGCACGCCGCGCGACTTCCCAATCGTCGTCACGCCCACCCGCGGGCAGTGGTCGCTGA
- the queC gene encoding 7-cyano-7-deazaguanine synthase QueC, whose amino-acid sequence MDRRKAVILLSGGLDSSTAAAIASADGFELYALTVLYGQKHGVEIEAARRVALAVGVVRHIDLALDLAAFGGSALIGEGPVPKDRDLGDIGIPSTYVPARNTVFLSLALAWAESIGASDIFIGVNALDYSGYPDCRPEFIEAFERMANLATRAGVGGARFTVHTPLLSMSKGDIIRRGLALGVNYGLTHSCYDPGPGGRPCGHCDSCVLRARGFAECGVPDPLLTRNWDQISIRGRRPE is encoded by the coding sequence TTGGATAGAAGGAAAGCGGTCATTCTGCTGAGCGGCGGGCTCGATTCCTCCACGGCGGCGGCCATCGCCAGCGCCGATGGATTTGAGTTGTACGCGCTGACGGTGCTCTACGGCCAGAAGCATGGCGTCGAGATCGAAGCGGCCAGAAGAGTTGCGCTGGCGGTTGGTGTGGTTCGCCATATCGACCTGGCGCTCGACCTGGCGGCATTCGGCGGGTCCGCGCTGATCGGCGAGGGCCCCGTGCCCAAGGATCGTGACCTCGGCGACATCGGCATTCCGTCAACGTACGTGCCGGCCCGGAACACGGTGTTTCTCTCGCTCGCGCTCGCATGGGCCGAATCGATCGGCGCCTCCGACATCTTCATCGGCGTCAATGCGCTCGATTACTCCGGGTATCCGGATTGCCGTCCGGAGTTCATCGAGGCGTTCGAGCGGATGGCCAACCTGGCGACCAGGGCGGGTGTCGGGGGAGCGCGGTTCACGGTACACACCCCGCTACTCTCGATGTCGAAAGGCGACATCATCAGGCGGGGCCTGGCGCTCGGCGTGAACTACGGGCTCACACATAGCTGCTACGACCCTGGACCCGGCGGGCGGCCGTGTGGCCACTGTGACAGCTGCGTACTGCGTGCAAGAGGATTCGCCGAGTGCGGCGTGCCGGACCCGCTGCTGACCAGGAATTGGGATCAGATCTCCATTCGGGGA
- a CDS encoding endonuclease III produces MPKPHFRDIEWIMRGLARAITGLELPIVEKIAEEQQDDAFQVLIATLLSARTQDATTAAASARLFRKAPTPRRMAALSVPEIAKLIYPVSFYRTKARHVSETCRILLERFNGAVPGTMDELLVLRGVGRKTANLVLILGFKSLRNICVDTHVHRISNRLGWVRTMTPEQTEQALYDRLPARWWPYINLYLVTWGQNVCRPTHPRCLECAISDHCPRVGVTTIGKSRGVRR; encoded by the coding sequence ATGCCGAAACCACATTTCCGCGACATCGAGTGGATCATGCGCGGACTCGCCAGGGCGATCACCGGCCTCGAACTGCCGATCGTCGAGAAGATCGCAGAAGAACAGCAGGATGATGCCTTTCAGGTACTGATTGCGACGTTGCTCTCGGCGCGCACGCAGGATGCAACCACGGCGGCGGCCTCGGCGCGCCTGTTCAGGAAGGCCCCGACGCCTCGTCGAATGGCGGCGCTGAGCGTGCCCGAGATCGCGAAACTCATCTACCCGGTCAGCTTCTATCGGACCAAGGCCCGGCACGTGAGCGAGACCTGCCGCATTCTGCTGGAGCGCTTCAATGGCGCCGTGCCTGGAACGATGGATGAACTGCTCGTCCTGCGAGGTGTCGGACGCAAGACCGCGAATCTGGTCCTCATCCTGGGATTCAAGAGTCTACGCAACATCTGCGTCGACACGCACGTCCATCGCATCTCGAACCGGCTCGGGTGGGTGCGGACGATGACGCCCGAACAGACTGAGCAGGCCTTGTACGATCGCCTGCCGGCTCGATGGTGGCCCTACATCAACCTCTATCTGGTGACGTGGGGACAGAACGTGTGCCGGCCGACCCATCCGCGCTGCCTCGAGTGCGCGATCAGCGACCACTGCCCGCGGGTGGGCGTGACGACGATTGGGAAGTCGCGCGGCGTGCGCCGCTGA
- a CDS encoding peptidylprolyl isomerase yields MRRLSGACVLMVAVGMWIVMTGVGAAQAPAGGPVVVIETSKGTITIETYPSEAPKTVENFLKLVKANFYNRQHFHRADPGLVIQVGDPDSKDLKNRSTWGRTGNRQPIGVAEISKKLKHRRGTVGMAHSGDAAKADSQFYIAIGKKKIPDGKYAIFGQVTSGMEVVDKIEVGDTIKRMYVK; encoded by the coding sequence ATGCGCAGATTGTCTGGCGCGTGTGTGCTGATGGTGGCCGTGGGCATGTGGATTGTGATGACAGGCGTCGGCGCCGCCCAGGCACCGGCTGGTGGGCCGGTAGTGGTCATCGAAACCAGCAAAGGGACGATTACCATCGAGACCTATCCCTCCGAAGCTCCGAAGACCGTAGAAAACTTCCTCAAACTGGTGAAGGCCAACTTCTATAACCGTCAGCATTTTCACCGGGCCGATCCGGGCCTGGTCATCCAGGTTGGTGATCCCGACTCGAAGGACCTCAAGAACAGAAGCACCTGGGGCCGGACAGGTAACCGTCAGCCGATTGGCGTCGCGGAGATCAGCAAGAAATTGAAGCACAGGCGGGGCACAGTCGGTATGGCCCATTCTGGCGACGCGGCCAAGGCCGACAGCCAGTTCTACATTGCAATCGGAAAGAAGAAGATTCCTGACGGAAAGTATGCGATTTTCGGTCAGGTGACCTCCGGGATGGAGGTCGTCGATAAGATCGAAGTCGGCGATACAATCAAGCGAATGTATGTAAAATAG
- a CDS encoding D-glycerate dehydrogenase, giving the protein MSRPAVLITRVIPDPVLSGLASVCDVDLYVGANTIPKEELKARLAGKQALMCLLTDRIDGEVLDAAPGLRIVANIAVGFDNIDRAAARDRGIVVTNTPDVLTEATADLTWGLLLAVMRRISEGERLVRSGEWKGWALDFLLGSDLRHKQLGLVGFGRIGRAVAARAPVFGMRVVYATLDADAPGSESEGAGCTRLTFDEVLATADVISLHVPLTPETRHLINRQTLARMKRGARLINTSRGPVVDEDALVWALRSGVIGGAALDVYECEPVVHPALLALENVVLAPHIGSATVETRTAMADLAARNVLAVLSGHAPLTPVPLA; this is encoded by the coding sequence ATGTCCCGGCCGGCCGTGCTCATCACCCGCGTGATTCCCGACCCGGTTCTGTCTGGTCTCGCGTCAGTCTGCGACGTTGATCTCTACGTCGGCGCGAACACGATTCCGAAGGAGGAGCTCAAGGCGCGGCTGGCGGGCAAACAGGCGCTGATGTGCCTGCTGACCGATCGCATTGACGGTGAGGTGCTCGACGCGGCCCCAGGCCTGCGGATCGTAGCCAACATCGCCGTGGGATTCGACAATATCGATCGGGCCGCCGCCCGCGACCGCGGCATTGTCGTCACCAACACGCCGGACGTGCTGACCGAAGCGACAGCGGATCTGACCTGGGGCCTCCTGCTGGCCGTCATGCGCCGCATTTCCGAGGGTGAACGGCTCGTCCGGAGTGGCGAGTGGAAGGGCTGGGCCCTCGACTTCCTGCTTGGATCGGACCTGCGGCACAAGCAACTCGGTCTCGTCGGGTTCGGACGCATCGGGCGTGCGGTGGCCGCTCGAGCACCGGTCTTCGGCATGCGCGTGGTCTATGCCACGCTCGACGCCGACGCGCCGGGGTCGGAGTCTGAGGGCGCGGGCTGCACCAGACTCACGTTCGACGAGGTGCTGGCGACCGCGGATGTCATCTCCCTCCACGTGCCGCTGACGCCGGAGACCAGACATCTGATCAATCGGCAGACGCTGGCCAGAATGAAGCGGGGCGCCCGCCTGATCAACACGTCACGCGGGCCGGTGGTCGACGAGGACGCGCTTGTCTGGGCCCTGCGCAGCGGCGTGATCGGAGGCGCGGCGCTCGACGTCTACGAATGCGAGCCGGTTGTCCATCCGGCGTTGCTCGCGCTCGAGAATGTGGTGCTCGCCCCGCATATCGGCAGCGCGACGGTGGAGACCAGGACGGCAATGGCCGATCTGGCCGCCCGCAACGTGCTGGCCGTGCTGTCCGGCCACGCACCGCTCACGCCCGTTCCGCTCGCCTGA
- a CDS encoding radical SAM protein, which translates to MLTINEIFYSIQGESSWAGRPCVFVRLTACDLRCAWCDTAYAFTEGLQMSIDAVLAAVESYGCPLVELTGGEPLLQEEVYPLMAALVKSGKTVLLETGGSLSAERVPVGVIKILDVKCPASGESGRNHWPNLDRLSPSDEVKFVIQDRQDYEFARTVIGQYQLDHRCAAVLLSPVHGALAPKRLAEWMLEDRLVGRLHLQVHKYIWEPGTRGV; encoded by the coding sequence ATGCTGACGATCAACGAAATCTTCTATTCCATTCAAGGCGAGTCCTCCTGGGCAGGCAGGCCGTGCGTGTTCGTGCGCCTGACGGCGTGCGACCTGCGCTGCGCCTGGTGCGACACGGCCTATGCGTTCACGGAAGGGCTCCAGATGTCGATCGACGCCGTCCTGGCTGCCGTCGAGTCGTACGGGTGTCCGCTCGTCGAGTTGACCGGCGGTGAACCGCTGCTGCAGGAAGAGGTCTACCCGCTGATGGCCGCGCTGGTGAAGAGCGGCAAAACGGTGCTGCTCGAGACCGGCGGCTCTTTGAGCGCCGAGCGCGTGCCGGTCGGCGTCATCAAGATCCTCGACGTCAAGTGCCCGGCCAGCGGCGAGTCCGGACGAAATCACTGGCCGAACCTCGATCGGCTCTCGCCGAGCGACGAAGTGAAGTTCGTGATCCAGGATCGGCAGGACTACGAGTTCGCCCGCACCGTGATTGGGCAGTATCAACTCGACCACCGGTGCGCGGCCGTGCTGTTGTCGCCCGTGCATGGCGCCCTCGCCCCGAAGCGTCTCGCGGAGTGGATGCTCGAAGATCGTCTGGTGGGGCGGCTGCACCTCCAGGTTCACAAGTACATCTGGGAGCCGGGCACGAGGGGAGTGTAG
- a CDS encoding DUF72 domain-containing protein has protein sequence MGDIRIGTSGWNYPTGPGTWNGIFYPAKQRGRAFDDLAYYAEHFETVEVNSSFYRLPDPAITRQWGARTPAGFDFSLKLYQKFTHPAMYQRATSPDLPGDGQATAIPAVTRVDVEAFLKAIDPLANAGKLGSLLAQFPPSFRDTDDAREYLVWLMESFQHYPLAIELRHRSWSDHEPRIISLLNEHGAAWVQIDEPKFRFSIRQKHLPNLRRLYYMRLHGRNAEQWWTHDHPDDRYNYLYSAGELDGFADTVAAVSRLVQKIYVYLNNHFAGKAVANAAMLRHRLGQPVTGEYSRDMLTRYPFLDAVVPHKGTGGLFDEAGPGEVMAEGETAEDAESREG, from the coding sequence GTGGGCGACATACGAATCGGCACATCTGGCTGGAACTACCCGACGGGTCCTGGAACCTGGAACGGGATCTTCTATCCGGCGAAGCAGCGCGGGCGCGCCTTCGATGATCTGGCCTACTATGCCGAGCACTTCGAAACAGTTGAAGTGAACTCGAGCTTCTACCGGTTGCCCGATCCGGCGATCACGCGCCAGTGGGGGGCGCGGACGCCCGCGGGGTTCGATTTCTCCCTCAAGCTCTATCAGAAGTTCACGCACCCGGCGATGTACCAAAGGGCCACGTCGCCCGATCTGCCCGGCGACGGCCAGGCGACGGCGATTCCGGCTGTGACCCGGGTGGACGTGGAGGCGTTTCTCAAGGCGATCGATCCGCTGGCCAACGCCGGCAAACTGGGCTCGTTGCTCGCCCAGTTTCCTCCGAGCTTCCGCGACACGGATGATGCGCGCGAGTATCTCGTCTGGCTGATGGAGTCGTTCCAGCACTACCCCTTGGCCATCGAGCTTCGCCATCGCAGCTGGAGTGATCACGAGCCTCGCATCATCAGCCTGCTCAACGAGCATGGCGCGGCGTGGGTCCAGATCGACGAGCCGAAGTTCCGATTCTCCATCCGGCAGAAACATCTGCCGAATCTTCGCCGGCTCTATTACATGCGTCTGCACGGACGAAACGCCGAACAGTGGTGGACGCACGATCACCCGGACGACCGCTACAACTACCTGTATTCGGCTGGCGAGCTCGACGGCTTCGCCGACACCGTGGCAGCCGTCAGCCGCCTGGTGCAGAAGATCTACGTGTACCTGAATAATCACTTTGCCGGGAAGGCCGTCGCCAATGCGGCGATGCTCCGCCACAGGCTGGGACAGCCGGTCACCGGTGAGTACTCTCGGGACATGCTGACGCGCTATCCCTTCCTGGACGCGGTGGTGCCGCACAAGGGCACAGGCGGGTTGTTCGATGAGGCGGGGCCGGGCGAGGTGATGGCGGAGGGAGAAACCGCAGAGGACGCAGAGTCGCGAGAAGGCTGA